A genome region from Setaria italica strain Yugu1 chromosome III, Setaria_italica_v2.0, whole genome shotgun sequence includes the following:
- the LOC101778885 gene encoding pyridoxal phosphate homeostasis protein, giving the protein MASVAAAEGAAAALRSVLSRAQQAAARAGRAPGSVRVVAVSKTKPVPVIRGVYDAGHRCFGENYVQELIDKAPQLPEDIEWHFIGNLQSNKARALLAGVPNLDMVESVDDQKIASRLDRVVADLGRKPLKILVQVNTSGEESKFGVDPSGCVELAKHVKLNCPNLVFSGLMTIGMLDYSSTPENFKTLANCRKEVCKELGIPEEQCELSMGMSADFEQAIEMGSTNVRVGSTIFGAREYPKKN; this is encoded by the exons atggcgtCCGTGGCTGcggcggagggcgcggcggcggcgctccgctcGGTGCTGTCGCGggcgcagcaggcggcggcgcgggcggggcgCGCGCCGGGGTCCGTGCGCGTGGTGGCGGTCAGCAAGACCAAGCCGGTGCCCGTCATCCGCGGCGTCTACGACGCTGGCCACCGCTGCTTCGGCGAGAACTACGTCCAGGAGCTCATCGACAAGGCGCCTCAG CTTCCTGAGGATATCGAGTGGCACTTCATTGGGAACTTGCAAAGCAACAAAGCCAGAGCCCTACTTG CTGGCGTGCCAAATCTTGATATGGTTGAGAGTGTAGATGACCAGAAG ATTGCTAGCCGTCTTGATCGTGTGGTAGCTGACTTGGGGAGAAAACCCCTTAAGATTTTGGTCCAAGTCAACACTAGTGGAGAGGAAT CAAAATTCGGGGTAGATCCGTCAGGATGTGTGGAATTGGCTAAGCATGTCAAATTGAACTGCCCGAACCTTGTGTTTTCTGGCTTGATGACAATCGGGATGCTTGATTACTCCTCAACTCCAGAGAATTTCAAG ACACTGGCTAATTGCCGGAAAGAGGTTTGCAAGGAGCTTGGCATACCCGAAGAGCAATGCGAGTTGTCGATGGGCATGTCTGCTGATTTTGAGCAAGCG ATTGAAATGGGCAGCACAAATGTAAGGGTAGGATCAACCATATTCGGTGCTAGAGAGTACCCAAAGAAGAACTAG
- the LOC101778215 gene encoding double-stranded RNA-binding protein 2, protein MYKNQLQELAQRSCFNLPSYACIREGPDHAPRFKATVNFNGETFESPVFCSTLRQAEHAAAEVALNELSKRGPSSTLAAKVLDETGIYKNLLQETAHRAGLKLPVYTTVRSGPGHTPVFTCTVELAGKTFTGNPGKTKKQAQKNAAMAAWSELKQLPRVGEPSSSSCPSDQDDEEHEQAIVTRTLASLNLANGGKTLHQKEKQQSNNRPSSRRSYAKPNPSSYRSHLPNQAYPSVPPEQAMYHMWHQVQATQPAPRFPMVPSLGNTRFPPAAALLSMYTSPRGQFATTACQDGVGLLPCFPEAAPGLPRYFSPYPVTFVPRSPLPATVPKIHERRQDHAETVEFPDAAVFSQYGDQHKFQGKEDCTGTSASPCPRSGSSSTAHPSLQKRDPNEEKETLGSKHAEPNKSQGQQPKSSPSWVNPSIPAHGSIQRKHYTSSVQHDDPPQTSRSSLPELWSSRSPAAPRSGAAVPVNSPVSGYQQRHPWLAASVTVRTAVPVCSARPNAVNTPGEAARVRPIAQNCLDPETPRNTNNGERAPNSEL, encoded by the exons ATGTACAAGAACCAGCTCCAGGAGCTTGCTCAGAGGAGCTGCTTCAATCTACCGTCCTATGCGTGCATCCGGGAGGGACCAGATCATGCACCCCGGTTTAAGGCCACAGTTAATTTCAATGGAGAGACATTTGAGAGCCCAGTGTTTTGTTCTACTTTGCGGCAGGCAGAGCATGCGGCGGCTGAGGTAGCGCTCAATGAGTTATCAAAAAGGGGGCCTTCATCAACACTGGCCGCCAAAGTTCTG GATGAAACCGGGATATACAAGAATCTACTTCAGGAGACTGCTCATCGAGCTGGCTTAAAACTTCCAGTGTACACTACTGTTAGATCGGGGCCAGGTCACACACCTGTGTTCACATGCACAGTGGAGTTGGCAGGAAAGACATTTACTGGCAATCCTGGCAAGACCAAGAAGCAAGCTCAAAAAAATGCTGCAATGGCTGCCTGGTCTGAACTAAAGCAAC TGCCCCGGGTAGGTGAGCCGTCGTCCTCATCATGTCCATCTGATCAGGATGATGAGGAGCACGAACAGGCCATAGTTACTCGTACTCTTGCAAGCTTGAACCTGGCAAATGGCGGCAAGACGCTACATCAAAAGGAAAAACAGCAAAGCAATAACCGTCCATCATCACGAAGATCTTATGCTAAACCAAACCCGTCGTCATACCGATCACATTTACCAAACCAGGCTTATCCTAGTGTTCCACCGGAGCAAGCAATGTACCATATGTGGCACCAGGTGCAAGCAACACAACCAGCACCTCGTTTTCCAATGGTACCATCTCTGGGTAATACGAGGttcccaccagcagcagctttGCTCTCCATGTACACCTCACCTCGGGGGCAATTTGCCACAACTGCCTGCCAAGATGGAGTAGGTCTTCTTCCATGTTTTCCTGAAGCTGCTCCTGGCCTCCCAAGGTACTTCTCGCCTTACCCTGTCACCTTTGTGCCAAGAAGTCCTTTGCCAGCTACTGTTCCCAAAATTCATGAGAGAAGGCAAGATCATGCTGAAACAGTTGAGTTTCCTGATGCCGCTGTCTTCTCCCAATATGGTGATCAGCACAAGTTTCAAGGGAAAGAAGACTGTACTGGGACTAGTGCTTCCCCTTGTCCTCGCAGTGGCTCAAGCTCCACCGCACATCCATCTTTACAGAAGCGGGATCcgaatgaagaaaaagaaacttTGGGCAGTAAGCATGCAGAGCCAAATAAGTCCCAAGGACAACAGCCAAAGTCGTCACCATCTTGGGTTAACCCTTCTATTCCAGCCCATGGTTCTATCCAGCGAAAGCATTATACTAGCTCTGTTCAGCATGATGATCCTCCTCAAACGAGTCGGTCTTCGTTACCAGAATTGTGGTCTTCCCGCTCACCAGCTGCGCCCAGATCTGGAGCAGCAGTTCCTGTAAACTCACCAGTTTCGGGATACCAGCAGCGACACCCTTGGCTGGCTGCCTCTGTTACAGTCAGAACTGCAGTTCCAGTGTGTTCAGCTAGGCCGAATGCGGTGAATACACCTGGTGAAGCAGCTCGAGTACGACCCATTGCCCAGAACTGCTTGGACCCAGAAACTCCCAGGAATACGAATAATGGAGAAAGAGCCCCGAACAGCGAGCTCTGA